The following are encoded together in the Fusarium keratoplasticum isolate Fu6.1 chromosome 1, whole genome shotgun sequence genome:
- a CDS encoding Nucleolar GTP-binding protein 2, giving the protein MGTGKKEATRRERQGKTGDGLGNVRVKGENFYRYRSDAKKVKHLNMYKDGKAQRNAEGKIVKAASFQSRDIPNARIEPNRKWFTNTRVVSQDTLKAFREAMEEKANDPYQVLLKSNKLPMSLIRDGKDTTNGIKQHKAKMTVETSPFAEVFGPKAQRKRVKLSVSNLDDLAGDTEKSMDTYQERLEQQRLLSGASGDAENVGLDDKPLTMAIEPVFDKGQSKRIWNELYKVIDSSDVVIHVLDARDPVGTRCRSIEKYLKEEAPHKHLIFVLNKCDLVPTSVAAGWVRSLSKEYPTLAFHASITNSFGKGSLIQLLRQFSSLHSDRKQISVGLIGGPNTGKSSIINTLLKKKVCNVAPIPGETKVWQYVSLMKRIYLIDCPGIVPPSSTDSPTDLVLRGVVRVEKVEHPEQYIQPLLNRVKQHHMEKTYELKGWTNSTEFLELLARKAGRLLRGGEPDLDGVAKMVLNDFMRGKIPWFTPAPKAEGETEDKVGGREGRLGEMPRKRKQEDSAEDEDASAEAQLQQELDAALEKAEEQGSDDSDSEFEGFGSDTEDARSRKPSFGATVDEESEGESASEDVISVGGSEEDVVEEEEEEEKAPAPTVKSKKKGKGGRPNKRQRT; this is encoded by the exons atgggTACTGGAAAGAAGGAGGCCACTCGGCGCGAGCGCCAGGGAAAGActggcgatggcctcggaAATGTCAGGGTCAAGGGCGAGAACTTCTATCG GTACCGCAGCGATGCGAAGAAGGTCAAGCACCTGAACATGtacaaggacggcaaggcGCAGAGGAATGCCGAGGGAAagattgtcaaggctgcGTCGTTCCAGTCGCGCGACATCCCCAACGCCCGAATCGAGCCGAACCGCAAGTGGTTTACCAACACCCGAGTCGTCTCCCAGGATACCCTCAAGGCGTTCCgagaggccatggaggagaaggccaacGACCCGTACCAGGTCCTGCTCAAGTCCAACAAGCTGCCCATGAGCCTGATTCGCGATGGCAAGGACACCACCAACGGCATCAAGCAgcacaaggccaagatgactGTCGAGACATCACCGTTCGCAGAAGTCTTTGGACCTAAGGCGCAGAGGAAGCGAGTCAAGCTTAGTGTCAGCAACTTGGATGACCTGGCGGGCGACACTGAGAAGAGTATGGACACCTACCAGGAGCGACTCGAACAGCAGAGGCTACTTAGCGGTGCCTCTGGAGACGCGGAGAACGTTGGCCTCGATGACAAGCCACTCACGATGGCGATCGAGCCTGTGTTTGACAAGGGTCAGAGCAAGCGAATCTGGAACGAACTGTACAAGGTCATCGACTCTTCCGATGTGGTCATCCATGTTCTCGACGCTCGAGATCCAGTGGGAACACGGTGTCGCAGCATTGAGAAGTATCTCAAGGAAGAGGCTCCTCACAAGCACTTGATCTTCGTCCTGAACAAGTGCGACCTGGTTCCTACCAGCGTTGCG GCCGGCTGGGTTCGCAGTCTATCCAAGGAGTATCCTAccttggctttccacgcaagcatcaccaactcgTTTGGTAAGGGCTCGCTCATCCAACTCCTCCGACAATTCTCCTCCCTGCACTCGGACCGAAAACAGATCTCTGTTGGTTTGATTGGTGGCCCCAACACTGGAAAgtcctccatcatcaacactctcctcaagaagaaggtttGCAACGTTGCACCTATTCCCGGAGAGACCAAGGTCTGGCAATATGTCAGCTTGATGAAGCGCATCTACCTGATCGACTGTCCCGGTATTGTTCCTCCTTCCAGCACCGACTCTCCTACCGACCTGGTACTTCGAGGTGTGGTGCGTGTCGAGAAGGTGGAACATCCCGAGCAGTACATCCAGCCTCTCTTGAACAGAGTCAAGCAGCACCATATGGAGAAGACATATGAGCTGAAGGGCTGGACAAACTCGACCGAGTttctggagcttctggcCCGTAAAGCAGGTCGACTTCTCCGTGGAGGCGAACCTGATCTGGATGGAGTTGCCAAGATGGTTCTGAACGACTTCATGCGAGGCAAGATTCCCTGGTTCACTCCTGCGCCAAAGGCCGAAGGTGAAACCGAGGACAAGGTTGGAGGCCGAGAGGGCAGACTGGGCGAGATGCCTCGGAAGCGAAAGCAGGAAGACTCggctgaggacgaggatgcctcTGCCGAGGCACAGCTGCAACAGGAGCTTGATGCTGCCCtcgagaaggctgaggagcaagGATCAGATGATTCTGATTCGGAGTTTGAAGGATTTGGAAGTGACACCGAAGACGCGCGGTCAAGGAAGCCGTCTTTCGGAGCCACtgtggacgaggagagtGAAGGAGAGAGCGCCTCAGAGGATGTGATATCGGTGGGCGGCTCGGAAGAGGATgtggtggaggaagaagaggaagaggaaaaggccCCTGCGCCTACAGTCAAGAGTaaaaagaagggaaaagGCGGTCGACCTAACAAACGTCAAAGGACATGA
- a CDS encoding Deoxyribose-phosphate aldolase, with the protein MAATNEITVTLRQLAKMIDHSLLHPTMTDADILSGLAIAKKYNVATACVKPYLIPLAKKKLEGSEVLVCPVIGFPHGNSTTEVKVFEADAAAAAGGKEVDMVINIGKALGGDWEYVADEIRQINDAVVKHGAILKVIFENDYLEEKHIVKLCEICSDIGVGFVKTSTGYGFVKQPNGLYSYKGATVPHLKLMREKSKPEVQVKAAGGVRTLDDLLHVMSLGVTRIGATATVSIMEEAVKRGITDEPTTVKFKPIDSGSAGGY; encoded by the coding sequence ATGGCCGCCACAAACGAGATCACAGTCACCTTGCGCcagctggccaagatgaTTGACCACTCTCTGCTGCACCCCACCATGACCGACGCCGACATCCTCAGCGGTcttgccatcgccaagaagTACAACGTGGCTACCGCCTGCGTGAAGCCATACCTCATTCCTCTtgcaaagaagaagctcgaagGCTCTGAAGTTCTCGTCTGTCCTGTCATCGGCTTTCCCCACGGAAACAGCACCACCGaagtcaaggtctttgaggCCGATGCTGCCGCGGCTGCTGGCGGGAAGGAGGTTGACATGGTCATCAACATTGGCAAGGCTCTTGGAGGTGACTGGGAATATGTGGCCGACGAGATTCGGCAGATCAATGATGCCGTCGTCAAGCACGGCGCCATTCTTAAGGTCATTTTCGAAAACGACTACCTCGAAGAGAAGCACATCGTCAAACTTTGCGAGATCTGTTCTGACATTGGTGTTGGATTCGTCAAAACATCGACGGGCTACGGCTTCGTGAAGCAGCCAAACGGCCTTTATTCGTACAAGGGCGCCACGGTGCCTCACTTGAAGCTCATGCGGGAAAAGTCAAAGCCCGAAGTTcaggtcaaggctgctggAGGAGTGAGAACCCTGGATGATTTGCTGCACGTCATGTCGCTTGGTGTGACGCGGATTGGCGCCACAGCTACCGTTTCCAtcatggaggaggctgttAAGAGGGGAATCACGGACGAGCCTACGACTGTCAAGTTCAAGCCAATTGACAGTGGCTCTGCTGGTGGATATTAG
- a CDS encoding PKS-ER domain-containing protein codes for MDQAGPLPLTCKAGVVIKHGPDFKVEIQDVPVPEPGPDEILIRLNATGICYSDIHYMLEDLPLPRMRDYGVRSPGHEGAGVVVKVGVLVKNWKLGDRAGVKPTWNTCMSCQLCWSGLECHCAEAVPTGLKVPGTYQQYILSPARYTSRIPDGVDDFSAGPIMCSGSTMYRSLVESQLRPGHWAAFLGAGGGVGHMGVQLAKAMGLRVIGIDAGEKKRKMCMDLGCEEFVDFSDAKDVPEEIKRITFGKGVDGVFVTASSPTSYAMATKMACIGGRIMCVGMPPSGTAFAGDDPMFLMLRNLKVIGTLTGSVKDTEDALEFAARGLLKPVYELFGIDSLPEAVDLLRQGKVAGRCVIDFNA; via the exons ATGGACCAAGCTGGCCCCCTTCCACTTACTTGCAAAGCAGGGGTCGTGATAAAGCATGGACCCGACTTCAAAGTAGAAATCCAAGACGTGCCTGTTCCCGAGCCTG GCCCGGACGAGATCCTGATCCGACTCAATGCTACTGGTATATGTTACAGCGATATACACTACATGCTGGAGGATTTGCCACTGCCAAGAATGAGAGACTACGGAGTTCGGTCCCCAGGGCACGAGGGCGCGGGTGTCGTTGTCAAGGTGGGCGTACTTGTTAAGAACTGGAAGCTCGGTGATCGTGCTGGGGTGAAGCCAACTTGGAATACGTGCATGTCTTGCCAGCTCTGCTGGTCGGGGCTCGAATGCCACTGTGCTGAGGCTGTCCCTACTGGCCTCAAGGTTCCAG GAACTTACCAGCAGTATATCTTGAGCCCAGCTAGATATACTTCTAGAATCCCGGACGGGGTAGACGACTTCTCGGCTGGCCCTATCATGTGCAGCGGATCAACCATGTATCGGTCT CTTGTTGAGTCTCAACTTAGGCCTGGACATTGGGCCGCATTCCTTGGGGCTGGTGGAGGTGTAGGCCACATGGGCGTACAACTTGCCAAGGCAATGGGCCTTCGGGTAATCGGTATCGACGCTGGCGAAAAGAAACGCAAAATGTGCATGGATCTTGGCTGTGAAGAGTTTGTTGATTTTTCTGATGCGAAGGACGTCCCTGAGGAGATCAAGCGCATCACCTTTGGCAAAGGGGTTGATGGGGTGTTTGTTACGGCATCGTCGCCAACGTCGTATGCCATGGCTACCAAGATGGCCTGCATCGGCGGGAGGATCATGTGTGTTGGGATGCCCCCTTCTGGGACTGCCTTTGCTGGTGATGATCCCATGTTTCTGATGCTCCGCaacctcaaggtcattgGAACACTTACTGGGTCCGTGAAGGACACTGAAGATGCGCTGGAGTTTGCCGCACGGGGTTTGTTGAAACCCGTATACGAGCTATTTGGCATTGATAGCTTACCGGAGGCTGTTGACTTATTGAGACAAGGCAAGGTTGCGGGCCGGTGTGTGATTGACTTCAACGCCTAA
- a CDS encoding Fungal-trans domain-containing protein, which yields MRGKVPSACERCRKQKLKCDIERPCTLCVRSNVECITPPVERWRVHHPQKETPTSRGEPAAKRRRLRRTRDGSSAPASQPEGEGPASPEVISSSPVQAPDDSTGDAPWNASSTITLVEEAFHHHEAPSPEEAETSAFLASTWAHPRPRVSGQRQPQGAPSPLQRMLSQHLQNTRRLQVPRSSISIATEQELLMLLPDLEVATTLVENYFNRIHWFMLVFHQRDFRNKFQNLYGPGPRPSNEASQTNGRVGYTAVLLAVFATSLQYTNAEQKDLLLSHGIDAEALKNNILVGLKLRFLDIISLGSLEVVQMCILLGSYYLYHGEPEMAWPLCGSGLRIAQALNLHRRVPNDKSDDESLRKMIEDRKRAWWAIYEIETFCSMLYGFPSSISDRDCDIAPLNPYDEYSGSMSEEQYATKPNLLFFKCAMSKLSAIVKSALDDLYGTRCNGERQGPSQAARLKSLVNKVASLNSRLLRWNDTLSPKLKYDELAGQSLTSNQVAGHSTQSEVEFEEHLFRLQALSLKLAYENARILIHRPLLSFKMRRPPSEAREDTPGYQDPFQLAMDTCRDAALQISQVGSTVYLREASETYAIAFVSLHLLTAGVTLCISISLDPLSLKAYESRMGIRRLMQIQAWLKEKSIVAAQGLDITTRLMSLVMAKEVDAMFEVGPGGQTTGKRPTDYERGDASTGISLERPSEQAPAQTPVEVSAAADGDLSELSHIDLPSETIDGTFDDQLVEFCENTFMTEAVLEYEQAITNPLSIANPNEEPVFFDNQQDTFLGGTSLGQEQGWIWGWNFLG from the exons ATGAGAGGAAAGGTTCCCAGCGCATGTGAGAGATGTCGCAaacagaagctcaag TGCGACATTGAGCGGCCTTGTACCCTATGTGTGCGGTCCAACGTAGAGTGTATCACTCCCCCGGTCGAAAGATGGAGAGTCCACCATCCGCAGAAGGAAACCCCCACCTCCCGTGGAGAGCCAGCAGCCAAACGGCGTCGGCTCCGTCGGACGAGAGATGGGTCTTCTGCGCCTGCATCTCAACCTGAAGGGGAAGGACCTGCCAGCCCTGAAGTCATCAGTTCAAGCCCAGTTCAAGCCCCTGACGATTCTACTGGAGACGCTCCCTGGAATGCGAGTTCCACAATCACACTTGTCGAAGAA GcattccatcatcatgaagcGCCTTCACCcgaggaggcagagacaTCTGCTTTCCTAGCAAGCACATGGGCTCACCCGAGACCAAGAGTATCAGGACAGCGACAACCACAGGGAGCACCGAGTCCGTTGCAGCGAATGCTTTCTCAGCACCTCCAGAATACCCGACGTCTCCAAGTCCCAAGAtcgtccatctccatcgccacaGAGCAAGAACTGTTGATGCTGCTACCTGACTTGGAAGTGGCGACGACACTGGTCGAAAACTACTTCAATCGGATTCATTGGTTCATGCTGGTCTTTCATCAACGCGATTTTAGGAACAAGTTCCAAAATCTATACGGCCCTGGCCCACGTCCTTCTAATGAGGCTAGCCAAACCAACGGCCGTGTTGGTTACACTGCTGTACTCCTGGCTGTCTTTGCAACCAGCTTGCAATACACCAATGCTGAGCAGAAGGACCTCTTACTCTCGCACGGCATCGACGCCGAAGCACTCAAAAACAACATATTGGTAGGGCTCAAGCTCAGATTTCTCGACATCATATCATTGGGCTCTTTGGAGGTTGTCCAGATGTGTATTCTGCTGGGAAGTTACTACCTCTATCATGGAGAGCCCGAGATGGCATGGCCGCTGTGCGGCTCCGGTTTGCGCATAGCTCAAGCACTTAACCTCCATCGCAGGGTCCCAAACGACAAATCCGATGACGAGTCTCTTCGGAAGATGATTGAAGATCGAAAACGTGCCTGGTGGGCCATCTACGAGATTGAAACTTTCTGTTCAATGCTCTACGGCTTTCCTTCGAGTATCTCTGACCGCGATTGCGACATTGCTCCCCTTAACCCCTATGACGAATACTCGGGCTCCATGTCGGAGGAGCAGTACGCGACGAAACCGAACCTTTTGTTCTTCAAATGTGCCATGTCGAAACTGTCAGCGATTGTCAAGTCCGCGTTGGACGATCTCTACGGGACTCGTTGTAACGGGGAGCGGCAAGGCCCGAGCCAAGCCGCCCGTTTGAAGAGCCTCGTCAACAAGGTGGCATCTTTAAATTCAAGACTACTTAGATGGAACGATACTCTCTCTCCGAAACTCAAGTATGACGAGTTGGCTGGCCAATCATTGACTAGTAATCAAGTGGCTGGTCATTCAACTCAATCCGAGGTGGAGTTTGAAGAACACCTCTTCAGACTCCAAGCACTCTCGCTCAAGCTGGCATACGAAAATGCGAGAATTCTCATCCACAGGCCTTTATTATCCTTCAAAATGCGCCGACCTCCCTctgaagctcgagaagatACTCCTGGCTACCAAGACCCCTTTCAGCTCGCAATGGATACTTGCCGAGACGCAGCGCTACAAATATCCCAGGTCGGATCAACCGTGTACTTACGAGAAGCTTCTGAAACATATGCGATTGCATTTGTCTCTCTGCATCTTCTTACCGCTGGAGTGACCCTGTGCATATCAATATCACTCGATCCACTGAGCCTGAAAGCCTATGAATCGAGAATGGGGATTCGAAGACTTATGCAGATACAAGCTTGGTTGAAAGAGAAATCTATTGTTGCTGCCCAAGGGCTCGATATAACAACAAGACTGATGTCTTTGGTCATGGCTAAGGAAGTCGACGCCATGTTCGAGGTTGGTCCAGGGGGCCAAACAACAGGCAAACGGCCAACAGATTATGAACGAGGTGACGCCTCCACGGGAATTTCCTTAGAGAGACCCTCTGAGCAAGCTCCAGCACAGACGCCAGTAGAAGTATCAGCAGCCGCTGATGGAGATCTTTCCGAGTTATCACACATCGATCTGCCCAGCGAAACAATCGATGGGACATTCGATGACCAACTCGTCGAGTTTTGCGAGAATACATTCATGACGGAAGCAGTTTTGGAATATGAGCAAG CCATCACAAACCCATTGAGTATAGCCAACCCGAACGAAGAGCCCGTGTTCTTTGATAATCAACAAGACACCTTCTTAGGAGGTACTTCACTCGGTCAGGAGCAAGGTTGGATCTGGGGCTGGAATTTCTTGGGTTAG